The following proteins come from a genomic window of Aspergillus oryzae RIB40 DNA, chromosome 4:
- a CDS encoding uncharacterized protein (predicted protein), translated as MGLIITTIALVLSALSWLDCAVSVPRAPPELDLSKFQDENIITRDVCIIGGGSAGTYAAIRLRQMNQSVVVVEKEDHLGGHVNTYDDPITETAVDYGVLYYENLPVVRDYFDHFDIELEKISILEQNSTQHRVDLRTGTPVGPAEGNMLLALAAYTAQLLKYSYLNTGFNLPYPVPPDLLLPFGDFVKKYNLEGAVDIIAMFNQGTGDMLQQTTLYMLKYFGLDVVQSALGGFLIPASHNNSELYGAAREELGEDALLNSIVTYTYRNEEREYAYAVVETPSGAKVIRARKLIIAIPPRLDLLKGMDLDELERGLFGQFNNTCYYTALTRIPGFPEDIQIVNRATDTLYQLPPQPAVYVINTTRAPRLFTILYGSKDHMTEAEVKGNMTRSVMQLRNTGLQIEPPEFVQYSDHSPFLLTVPPDAIRNGFYRHLNDLQGHRKTYYMSATFNTQASAQIWSFIDGLLQTSF; from the coding sequence ATGGGGCTGATAATAACTACCATAGCACTAGTCCTCTCAGCTCTATCGTGGCTAGACTGTGCAGTCTCTGTCCCTCGCGCCCCTCCCGAGCTCGACCTTTCGAAATTCCAAgacgagaacatcatcaCACGcgatgtatgtatcataGGCGGCGGTTCCGCCGGCACATACGCAGCAATCCGCCTTCGCCAAATGAACCAAAGCGTCGTGGtagtagaaaaagaggacCATCTAGGTGGCCACGTCAATACCTACGACGACCCTATAACGGAAACCGCCGTCGATTACGGAGTGCTCTACTACGAGAACCTACCCGTGGTGCGAGATTACTTCGACCACTTCGACATTGAACTGGAGAAAATTTCCATTCTAGAGCAGAACTCCACGCAGCATCGTGTCGACCTCCGAACCGGGACCCCCGTCGGCCCAGCCGAGGGCAACATGCTTCTGGCACTGGCGGCATACACGGCCCAATTACTCAAATACTCTTATCTCAACACAGGCTTTAACCTTCCTTACCCCGTGCCACCGGATTTGCTGCTCCCGTTCGGCGACTTCGTGAAGAAGTATAACCTTGAGGGAGCGGTCGATATCATTGCGATGTTTAATCAAGGCACGGGTGATATGTTGCAGCAGACAACCCTCTACATGTTGAAATATTTCGGCCTTGATGTGGTCCAAAGTGCATTGGGGGGTTTTCTTATaccagccagccacaacaATAGCGAGCTGTATGGCGCTGCGCGGGAAGAACTGGGCGAGGATGCATTACTGAATAGCATCGTCACTTATACATACCGCAATGAGGAGAGGGAGTACGCGTACGCAGTCGTGGAGACACCATCCGGGGCGAAAGTGATTCGCGCACGGAAACTCATCATAGCTATTCCACCCAGACTAGATTTGCTGAAGGGAATGGATCTGGACGAGTTAGAGCGAGGGTTGTTCGGACAGTTCAATAACACATGCTACTACACTGCTCTCACCAGGATCCCGGGCTTTCCGGAAGACATTCAGATTGTGAACCGTGCAACTGATACCCTTTACCAACTGCCGCCTCAGCCTGCGGTCTACGTGATCAACACCACGAGGGCACCGAGGCTGTTTACCATCCTCTACGGAAGCAAAGACCACATGACGGAAGCAGAGGTTAAGGGTAACATGACTCGCAGTGTCATGCAATTGAGAAACACGGGTTTACAGATTGAACCACCGGAGTTCGTTCAATATTCTGATCACAGCCCTTTCCTATTGACTGTCCCGCCGGATGCAATTCGAAATGGCTTCTACAGACATCTGAATGATTTGCAGGGCCATCGCAAGACGTACTATATGTCTGCCACATTTAATACGCAGGCATCGGCGCAGATCTGGTCATTCATTGATGGTTTACTGCAGACGAGCTTTTAG
- a CDS encoding putative cytochrome P450 (cytochrome P450): MPSPIPKPKGVPILGNVFDLDGNNTWGSFNKLAKDYRPIFKINILGKDIVFITGAHLLEEVCDETRFRKCVAGPILAIRDAVNDSLFTAKHTTEEIISWGIAHRIMAPLVSWEAVEQVFSGIQETTDDLIKKWTTGSRQRINVTNDLDRCNHAANMLCFFDQRVHIMEGPEPAVIKAMGCATNEAMHRPFRLRIVNWLFHSRKWNAWIKTMRDYGKDIVETRRANPTDKKDMLYALLEGKDPETGKGLTDSQVLDEIINIFIGSATAPNLIAFAMYYLANNPDAAAKAREELDAVVGGPSVRIEHEHLARLPYTEGVLRESFRLSGVAPGFNIEPIPENEGPVLLAGGEYEVPKGQALIAILAAVNRDPAVFEDPEAFKPERMVGENFDRLPKGVKKGFGNGKRECIGKRYAWQWSFMVLASILKDVEFELADPNYKVGNDGVNCNGAFSVRPQEMFVVTGPRARAA, translated from the exons ATGCCGTCGCCGATTCCGAAGCCGAAAGGTGTTCCCATCCTGGGAAACGTCTTCGATCTCGATGGCAATAATACCTGGGGCTCCTTTAACAAACTAGCCAAGGATTATC GtcccatcttcaaaatcaATATCCTCGGTAAGGATATCGTCTTTATTACCGGTGCCCACCTACTAGAGGAGGTTTGCGACGAAACGCGCTTCCGCAAATGCGTAGCTGGCCCTATCCTAGCCATCCGCGATGCGGTCAATGACAGTTTGTTCACGGCAAAGCACACTACAGAGGAAATAATATCATGGGGTATTGCACACCGCATAATGGCGCCTCTTGTCTCGTGGGAAGCTGTTGAGCAGGTATTCTCCGGCATCCAGGAGACAACTGATGACCTGATCAAGAAATGGACTACGGGATCCCGGCAACGTATCAATGTGACGAACGACTTGGATCGATGCAACCATGCCGCAAACAtgctttgcttcttcgatcAGCGGGTACATATCATGGAGGGTCCTGAACCTGCGGTCATCAAAGCCATGGGCTGTGCTACCAATGAGGCGATGCACCGACCTTTCCGTCTCAGGATAGTTAACTGGCTGTTCCACAGCCGTAAATGGAACGCATGGATCAAGACTATGCGAGACTATGGAAAGGATATCGTTGAGACTCGCAGGGCGAACCCAACCGACAAAAAGGACATGCTCTATGCGTTGCTAGAAGGCAAAGACCCGGAGACCGGCAAGGGTTTGACCGACAGCCAGGTGCTGGATGAGatcatcaatatcttcattggTAGTGCCACAGCACCCAACCTAATCGCTTTCGCAATGTACTATCTGGCGAACAACCCAGACGCGGCTGCCAAGGCTCGCGAGGAGCTGGACGCTGTGGTCGGTGGACCTTCTGTCAGGATTGAACATGAGCATCTTGCTCGCCTCCCCTACACCGAAGGTGTCTTGCGAGAATCCTTCCGACTATCTGGCGTCGCCCCCGGCTTCAATATCGAACCTATCCCTGAGAATGAGGGCCCGGTCCTGCTCGCCGGTGGTGAGTACGAAGTTCCCAAGGGCCAGGCCCTGATCGCCATCCTAGCGGCCGTCAATCGTGATCCGGCCGTCTTCGAAGACCCCGAAGCGTTCAAGCCCGAGCGTATGGTCGGTGAGAATTTTGACCGACTCCCGAAGGGCGTGAAGAAGGGTTTTGGGAACGGTAAGCGCGAGTGTATTGGTAAGCGTTATGCCTGGCAATGGTCCTTCATGGTGCTGGCCAGTATCCTCAAAGATGTCGAGTTTGAACTGGCAGACCCGAACTATAAGGTGGGCAACGACGGTGTGAACTGCAACGGAGCATTCAGTGTGCGGCCGCAGGAGATGTTTGTGGTAACTGGACCGAGGGCTCGCGCTGCCTAA